In one window of Duganella dendranthematis DNA:
- a CDS encoding ABC transporter permease → MPAAASSWRQLAIGLVLPAVVVALWQTVAVMGWVNPQVLPSPLAVAEKWIAYLLPLQPYDPAAGGWLHWAVSGELITDSISSLYRVVVGFLIGGGLALPLGLAMGMSNRVYDWFNVLVQMVRPIPPIAYIPLSMLWFGLGNPPAVFLIALGAFFPVLMNTIAGVRQVDGIYIRAARNLGASGFTMFTRVILPAAVPYILSGVRIGIGTAFIVVIVAEMVAVNNGLGFRILEAREYFWSDKIIAGMITIGLIGLAIDVAMNKLNNHLLRWHRGLEN, encoded by the coding sequence ATGCCAGCCGCTGCGTCGTCGTGGCGACAGCTCGCCATCGGCCTGGTGCTGCCGGCGGTGGTGGTGGCCTTGTGGCAGACGGTGGCGGTGATGGGCTGGGTCAATCCGCAGGTGCTGCCGTCGCCGCTGGCGGTGGCGGAGAAGTGGATCGCCTACCTGCTGCCGCTGCAGCCGTATGATCCGGCCGCCGGCGGCTGGCTGCACTGGGCCGTGTCCGGCGAGCTGATCACCGATTCCATCAGCAGCCTGTACCGGGTGGTGGTGGGTTTCCTGATCGGCGGCGGACTGGCGCTGCCGCTCGGCCTGGCGATGGGCATGAGCAACCGCGTCTACGACTGGTTCAACGTGCTGGTGCAGATGGTGCGGCCGATTCCGCCGATCGCCTATATCCCGCTGTCGATGCTGTGGTTCGGGCTGGGCAATCCGCCGGCGGTGTTCCTGATCGCGCTGGGGGCATTCTTCCCGGTGCTGATGAATACCATCGCCGGCGTGCGCCAGGTCGACGGTATTTATATCCGCGCCGCCCGCAACCTGGGCGCGTCCGGCTTCACCATGTTTACCCGGGTGATCTTGCCGGCCGCCGTGCCCTACATCCTGTCCGGCGTGCGGATCGGCATCGGCACCGCCTTCATCGTGGTGATCGTGGCCGAGATGGTGGCGGTGAATAACGGCCTCGGCTTCCGCATCCTGGAGGCGCGCGAATACTTCTGGTCCGACAAAATCATCGCCGGCATGATCACCATCGGCCTGATCGGCCTGGCGATCGACGTCGCCATGAACAAGCTGAACAACCATCTGCTGCGCTGGCACCGCGGCCTGGAGAACTGA